The following coding sequences lie in one Oryctolagus cuniculus chromosome 7, mOryCun1.1, whole genome shotgun sequence genomic window:
- the MED18 gene encoding mediator of RNA polymerase II transcription subunit 18 isoform X8 — MEAPPVTMMPVTGGTINMMEYLLQGSVLDHSLESLIHRLRGLCDNMEPETFLDHEMVFLLKGQQASPFVLRARRSMDRAGTPWHLRYLGQPEMGDKNRHALVRNCVDIATSENLTDFLMEMGFRMDHEFVAKGHLFRKGIMKIMVYKIYRILVPGNTDSIEALSLSYLVELSVVAPAGQDMVSDDMRNFAEQLKPLVHLEKIDPKRLM; from the exons ATGGAGGCACCTCCAGTCACCATGATGCCAGTCACTGGGGGCACCATTAACATGATGGAGTACCTGCTGCAGG GAAGTGTTTTGGATCACAGTTTGGAAAGCCTCATTCACCGCCTACGTGGCTTGTGTGACAACATGGAACCTGAGACTTTCCTTGATCATGAGATGGTATTCCTTCTGAAGGGCCAGCAGGCCAGCCCATTTGTTTTGAGGGCTCGGCGCTCAATGGATAGGGCAGGGACACCCTGGCATCTGCGTTACCTGGGACAGCCAGAAATGGGAGACAAGAACCGCCATGCCCTGGTGCGAAACTGCGTGGACATCGCCACATCTGAGAACCTCACTGACTTCCTGATGGAGATGGGCTTCCGTATGGACCATGAGTTTGTTGCCAAGGGACACCTGTTCCGTAAGGGCATCATGAAGATTATGGTGTACAAGATCTATCGCATCCTGGTGCCAGGAAACACAGACAGCATCGAGGCCTTATCACTCTCCTATCTTGTGGAATTAAGTGTTGTTGCACCAGCCGGGCAGGACATGGTGTCTGATGACATGAGGAACTTTGCTGAGCAGCTGAAGCCTCTGGTTCACCTTGAGAAAATAGACCCCAAAAGGCTCATGTGA